The genomic region TAGAGTGTATTTTAACACAGACCTGATTTTACATGCTGTTGTGTGTTGGAAGGATTTTACACCGGATTATGTGGCTATGACTTCAGATGTTGTGAGCCTCTGTTTCTGGCCACAAAGAATCTAGGGAATAAAGTCACTAACATTCCTAGTAGTGCCTAGCTATGGCCGGGCCTATTATCATCAGCACACAAAGGCCTTGTTTGTTCTGATCGTTACATCGGGAAGGCACTAGCATCCCCGTTAGTCGCCGTGCCTGTGCGTTTGCTCTGTGCTCTGAGTTTTTGTATTGTGAATATAAATGATGTCACGTTTTCTCCCCAGACCATCCTGGCCAAAGCACTCTATGACAACACAGCTGAAAGCCCAGATGAGCTGGCCTTCCACAAGGGTGATCTTGTTGTGGTGATAGAGCAAACGGTTGAGGGCAGTGTGGGCTGGTGGAAATGCTCTCTAAATGGCCAGGAAGGCTTGGCACCGGCTAATCGACTACAACTCCTCTCACCTTCAGAGAGTATTTATCAAACTCCGCGGCCAGCAGAAGCAAACCTGACTTATGAGATCATGGATAAAGGCAACAAGGTGCCGTTCTCACACATAGCTCACAGTCCTGTCCATTTCCAAAGGAAATCTGAATCTCTGGATAGAAACTTCTGTCTAAATAAGgtatacatcttttttttttttttttttttaaagtgtatgTCGATGTGGTGGAGCTAAAAAAACATAGGTTTAGATCTATGCCTACTTCAGCTTTTTAATGAGTAAAGGTAAACAGTATTAAGATTGACATTAGTCACCTGAACGTGATATGGATCATTCAAAACCTTAACTGCAATTTGGTAATGAGGTTAGTGTTCTCCCTCATGTGTAAGTATTATCAGATTTTACTCCAGAAAGCCCAGGTAGCGATACAACTGCAGGTTAATAGGCAGTTATGTGGTGACCCCTGCTGGCTAAAGCACTAGCAGATGCTTTGGCTTGGCCTCTGCCTGAGCATTTTTATAGGACCATAAAATAACCTAGAGGACAGACTTCAGACACCGCTAACTACAACCAGCAGAAGGAAACAGAAGGATGGAGAAGTGTCAGTAGCGGGTGCGGCTGGTTGGACCACATGTTGCTGATTTCCCCTTCTGCTTCAGGGAACATTTTTTACCTTTACAGTAGTTCTCTTCTAGTTAATGTGCTTCATGGTTTTAATTAGAGAACTGGCTTGAATGGGCAGACATACTGAGCTTAGTATGTCTGCCCAACAACAGTGCCTCCCTGAGGGAAACAAATTGTATAAAGATGacataaatatttcagtttttttttgtttgtttgttttacagataCATGATGGCTTCGGTCCCAGTGCAGATATGTATGCTGTTCCTAATCTTGGGAGAAAAGTCTCATTGTACACAGTAAGACCCTTTAAGTTAATATGTATGAATGTTAATATTTGAACATGAACAACAATTTATGCCTTTTCCACAAACACAGCACCAATCACCACAGCCTGTACTAAGGAATACACCAGCCATCACTCACAATAGATCCGAAATCATGAATAACAGCAAATCCACACCATCTGAGGTAAACGTATGTGCAGAATACACATTGTCTTAAATATCTGCAATAAAATCGATGTTTACTACAAATGTAATACCAGACATGacattttataaatgtaatacaAAAGTGTTGTAACAAGTCATATAATGTTTTACAGATGTATGCTATACCAGCCACACACTCCAAAGATCCCAATTATGATATTCCCGTTCCATCCAAAAGTGAGCCACACCTCAAGTCACTTTCCTACAACTCTTTGCCTAATCCACGGAAGTGTGAGCAGATATACGATGTCCCTGTTGCTTCGGAAATGCCCGTCAATGCACGTGGTTTCTTTGGCACAATGCCATCTAAAGGTGCACATACTGGAAAAGAGGTCTATGATACTCCACCATCATGTGTTCGTCCTGCAGCAGGTCCTGGTAGCTGCGTCTATGATATCCCAAAATGTAGTGTGAAAGCACAACAAACGACAGACTCCAACCCCAAACAGGAAGAATGCATCTATGATGTACCACCTAGCATCAACAAAAGAGAACCTCTTCTGAATGTACTAACACTCCCGAAACAAAACGTTACAAACCCAGTTGATTCTGAAAATGCTTCTAAACCTCTCGAATACAGGTGCAAAACTGGACCAAGACCTGGACGTTCATCATGGGGCAGACAGATTATGGTGTCCAGAGAAGTAAAGGAGAGTGGAACAAAAACCAACGAAAAGGAGTTAAAGAATGACAGAGGTTTGTCTGTTTCCGAAAACCAACGGAACTCCACAGTCTCTACCTCCTCAAACACCTCCAGCTCTTCCAGGAGCTCCTGTGACTCTACAATGTTTGGTTCTCCCTCACCAGAGCCACTACGGGAGGTCACACTGTCCCCAGAGGAAGCAACCCAAAGGCTTTTGCAACTCCAGGAAACAGTTTGTCAGGCTGTACCCCGACTCATGAACTTTGTAAGTAGCCGCTGGAGAAGCCGTGAGCATCTGGGCCAGCACCTCCAGGAGATTCGTGCAGCCTCAGAGGATGTGGCCAACTCAGTCACCTCCTTTCTCAATTTTGCTCTGGATATCAGAGGTAACACACAGCGGCTTTCTGACTCTAACCTGCAGACCAGGCTCCAGAAGCAGCTCTCTATTGTGGAGGACTCAGGACTGATTGTGCAGACATCTGTGAATGCTCTAGGTGACTTAGGCTGGTCTCTGGATGTCCTGGCTCAGGATCCGGGGCAGCCACAGACTCCAGACAAGCTGGAGCGCTTTGTCATGGTTGCCCGAACTTTGCCGGAAGACATAAAACGGCTGGTATCCATTATTAATGCCAACAGCAAGCTTCTGTTCAGAAACTCTTCAAAAGAGCCAGAAATGCCAAAGAACACCAGTCCACCACATGGGAGGAAAATCCTTGGCAAGAATGAACCACCGTTAGATAAAGAGGGGGATGATGATTATGTACATCTTCAGGTAAACTGGCCTTTCCTGAAATGTTTGAAGAGTACATTTGATCTGAATATCGTTAGTGTCTGTCTATTTAACGAATTAAGATCTATATACATAGATATTAgacatttgcatatttttttttgtttttcacaattTTTACAGACCAAGACAGAATTTGAAAAGCAACAgcaaagtgaagaaaaaaacaacataaaattgGACACAAGTCAAGACAACAAGACTAAACAGGTAATGGTTCTAACAATTTATACATGCCAGTTCTGTGCCTTGAGAAGAAACAGACACCAAAGTCAGCGGGATGTCTGGTCATAATTCTTGATTGCTTGCAAAGTTGCTGTAGATGCTAAAGTGAGGTCAACACGCTTTCATCACAACTGCTCATTTCCTCTTTAACTACAACTGCATCCATCCTGTTTG from Hemibagrus wyckioides isolate EC202008001 linkage group LG21, SWU_Hwy_1.0, whole genome shotgun sequence harbors:
- the cass4 gene encoding cas scaffolding protein family member 4 — its product is METILAKALYDNTAESPDELAFHKGDLVVVIEQTVEGSVGWWKCSLNGQEGLAPANRLQLLSPSESIYQTPRPAEANLTYEIMDKGNKVPFSHIAHSPVHFQRKSESLDRNFCLNKIHDGFGPSADMYAVPNLGRKVSLYTHQSPQPVLRNTPAITHNRSEIMNNSKSTPSEMYAIPATHSKDPNYDIPVPSKSEPHLKSLSYNSLPNPRKCEQIYDVPVASEMPVNARGFFGTMPSKGAHTGKEVYDTPPSCVRPAAGPGSCVYDIPKCSVKAQQTTDSNPKQEECIYDVPPSINKREPLLNVLTLPKQNVTNPVDSENASKPLEYRCKTGPRPGRSSWGRQIMVSREVKESGTKTNEKELKNDRGLSVSENQRNSTVSTSSNTSSSSRSSCDSTMFGSPSPEPLREVTLSPEEATQRLLQLQETVCQAVPRLMNFVSSRWRSREHLGQHLQEIRAASEDVANSVTSFLNFALDIRGNTQRLSDSNLQTRLQKQLSIVEDSGLIVQTSVNALGDLGWSLDVLAQDPGQPQTPDKLERFVMVARTLPEDIKRLVSIINANSKLLFRNSSKEPEMPKNTSPPHGRKILGKNEPPLDKEGDDDYVHLQTKTEFEKQQQSEEKNNIKLDTSQDNKTKQASKPEPTFSDSTSKHPGKPVISDHCRLYFGAIRKAIAVFVSSLEEEQPPEKFISHSKLVIMVGQRLIDTLFSEAQSRDDSQELLCKSNHLCALLKQLAVATKKAALHFPDKMAIKEAQDFAKELAQRANQFRMFLDS